One part of the Thermodesulfobacterium commune DSM 2178 genome encodes these proteins:
- a CDS encoding glycosyltransferase family 9 protein — protein MKRLLFYRRGGLGDTLLTFPVLEVLKSQGYKITVIGVKAYYQLAQKVGWVDEIYEDLYPQVLNQPYDLKIFFSKTEGFDPFPSERIWLVDYYFSCLNLPKKFSQILPVEGSTESILKNKVVLHPGSGSSKKIPDFLLFSMIEKFLKEKKFDYIYIVGEADKWIKDFTSNFWEVEDIEVLAKALKTARGFIGLDSGISHLASYLGVKSFIFFGPTDHIVWRPIGPKHTVITLGLKCSPCFPKTCSERPCLEPQNLFFKFLEKVVL, from the coding sequence ATGAAAAGGTTACTTTTTTACCGGAGAGGAGGATTAGGTGATACCCTTCTTACGTTTCCGGTTCTTGAGGTTTTAAAAAGTCAAGGTTATAAAATAACTGTCATAGGGGTTAAAGCCTATTATCAGTTAGCTCAAAAAGTAGGATGGGTAGACGAGATCTATGAGGACCTTTATCCGCAGGTGTTAAACCAACCCTATGATTTAAAAATTTTCTTCTCTAAAACAGAAGGGTTCGACCCTTTCCCTTCAGAAAGGATATGGCTGGTAGACTATTACTTTAGTTGTTTAAACCTACCTAAAAAGTTTTCTCAAATTTTACCTGTCGAAGGATCAACTGAAAGCATACTAAAAAACAAGGTAGTTCTTCATCCAGGAAGTGGTTCCTCTAAAAAAATCCCTGATTTTTTGCTTTTTTCGATGATAGAAAAATTTTTAAAAGAAAAAAAATTTGACTATATTTACATAGTAGGAGAGGCTGACAAGTGGATAAAGGATTTTACCTCAAATTTTTGGGAAGTAGAGGACATTGAGGTTTTAGCTAAGGCTTTAAAAACCGCTCGAGGGTTTATAGGGCTTGACAGTGGGATATCACACTTGGCAAGTTATTTAGGAGTAAAAAGTTTTATCTTTTTTGGCCCCACAGACCATATTGTATGGCGTCCGATAGGCCCTAAACATACCGTCATAACCTTAGGGTTAAAATGTAGTCCTTGTTTTCCTAAGACCTGTTCTGAAAGGCCTTGCTTAGAGCCTCAAAATTTGTTTTTCAAATTTTTAGAAAAGGTAGTTTTATAG
- a CDS encoding sugar phosphate isomerase/epimerase family protein — protein MRPLVFVSIPFNLLKEKYLSLVLENRINVEVSLNAFSLDNYSYHTFKEVANLIKEEGLLTTVHLPFIDLSIGSVDLWIREVSLKRIFLAIERASLFQPLNLVLHSGYSYNYHELKEEWRSIFIENLNKLLEFIQEERLSLSLENVYEPTPEFMLPIFEAFSRRVGWCFDPAHARVFSKKDELDWLDILYPYLKEIHCHDNLGEEDDHLALGKGVLKFNAIFKFLKEKKIVPILTSEAHNEEDTYLNLKVLTDEGEKLQE, from the coding sequence ATGAGACCGTTGGTTTTTGTTTCCATTCCTTTTAACCTTTTAAAAGAAAAGTATCTTTCTTTAGTTTTAGAGAATAGAATAAACGTAGAAGTATCTTTAAACGCTTTTTCTTTGGATAATTACTCTTACCATACCTTTAAAGAAGTTGCTAACTTGATTAAGGAAGAAGGGCTTTTAACTACCGTTCATCTGCCTTTTATAGACCTTTCTATAGGGTCTGTTGACCTGTGGATAAGAGAGGTTAGCCTGAAAAGGATTTTTCTTGCCATTGAAAGGGCCTCTCTTTTCCAACCCTTAAACCTTGTTCTTCATTCTGGTTATTCCTATAATTATCACGAATTAAAAGAAGAATGGCGTTCTATATTTATAGAAAATTTAAATAAATTATTGGAATTTATCCAGGAAGAAAGGTTGTCTCTATCTTTAGAAAATGTTTATGAACCTACTCCTGAGTTTATGTTACCTATTTTTGAAGCTTTTTCCAGAAGGGTTGGCTGGTGTTTTGACCCAGCACATGCAAGGGTGTTTTCTAAAAAGGACGAACTTGATTGGTTAGACATCCTTTATCCATATCTGAAAGAAATTCATTGCCATGATAACTTAGGGGAAGAAGACGACCATTTAGCCTTAGGGAAAGGGGTATTGAAGTTTAACGCCATTTTTAAGTTTTTAAAGGAGAAAAAGATAGTTCCAATCTTGACTTCAGAAGCTCACAACGAGGAAGATACCTATCTAAACTTGAAGGTTCTAACCGATGAAGGGGAAAAATTACAAGAGTAA
- a CDS encoding lytic transglycosylase domain-containing protein: MKGKNYKSKRFKVVIRWFSTIVLMVFLGLSWNLPAFPQNINPQEEEVYEVLEELPPKVIKNLPQDINDQVAYFIKYFTKDKREVTERWLKRCSPYLPYFKTIFREYGVPEDLVYLAFIESGCNPFAISRAGAVGIWQFMEKTGRFYGLKIDYWVDERKDFIKSTHAAARYLKRLYDIFGDWRPAVASYNLGEGRLLRILRAKNFIDYWQLLNSGSLPLETAAYLPQWMAITFIIKNPQKYGFQPLEPKALEYEEMEVNGGVDLKVFAVAGQITYDLLLMMNAELRRQITPPGKPYLLKVPQDKKKEIQANLNRLKLKLIEKTTTDGTFYIVTLANSELSEKDLILENSTQNQSLSITRNKQPRKVSKKSKQIKSSKENSNKKKKAKSTSQHTKKSKKR; the protein is encoded by the coding sequence ATGAAGGGGAAAAATTACAAGAGTAAAAGGTTTAAAGTAGTTATTAGGTGGTTTTCAACCATAGTTTTAATGGTTTTTCTTGGGTTAAGCTGGAATTTACCTGCTTTTCCTCAAAATATCAACCCACAAGAGGAAGAGGTTTATGAAGTTTTAGAAGAACTTCCTCCTAAGGTTATCAAAAATTTACCTCAAGACATAAACGATCAAGTAGCTTATTTTATAAAATATTTTACCAAGGATAAAAGGGAAGTTACTGAAAGATGGCTTAAACGCTGTAGTCCTTATCTTCCTTATTTTAAAACTATCTTTAGAGAGTATGGAGTCCCTGAGGATCTTGTTTATCTTGCTTTTATAGAGAGTGGTTGTAATCCCTTTGCGATTTCAAGGGCAGGGGCGGTTGGAATCTGGCAATTTATGGAAAAAACCGGTAGATTTTACGGATTAAAAATAGACTACTGGGTAGATGAGCGAAAAGATTTTATCAAGTCTACCCATGCGGCAGCGCGTTATTTGAAAAGACTCTATGATATCTTCGGAGACTGGAGGCCTGCGGTAGCAAGCTATAACCTTGGAGAAGGTAGGCTTTTAAGGATTTTAAGGGCTAAAAACTTTATAGATTATTGGCAACTATTAAACTCAGGTAGCCTCCCTTTAGAGACAGCGGCTTATCTCCCTCAGTGGATGGCTATTACCTTTATCATTAAAAATCCCCAAAAATACGGATTTCAACCCTTAGAGCCTAAGGCTTTGGAATATGAAGAGATGGAGGTTAACGGAGGGGTTGACCTTAAGGTATTTGCTGTAGCTGGACAGATAACCTATGACCTGCTTTTGATGATGAACGCAGAGCTTAGAAGACAGATAACACCACCGGGTAAACCCTATTTACTCAAAGTTCCTCAAGACAAAAAAAAGGAAATACAGGCTAACCTAAATCGTCTAAAATTAAAGTTGATAGAAAAAACAACTACAGACGGAACTTTTTATATCGTAACCCTTGCTAATTCTGAATTGTCAGAAAAAGATTTAATTTTAGAAAACTCAACTCAAAATCAATCTTTGTCCATCACACGAAATAAACAACCTCGAAAGGTTTCCAAGAAGTCTAAACAAATCAAGTCTTCTAAAGAAAATTCTAATAAAAAGAAAAAAGCCAAATCTACCTCTCAACATACCAAAAAATCGAAAAAAAGATGA
- a CDS encoding STT3 domain-containing protein, whose translation MDKFLKIYYPFLLLFVVVFWGLYIRFEDKNFWHSNQALFYYKDKPIYSEYDSFYFARLAEDIKQGVFRTGEIDHYRVFPDNSSSAKLDEKNVFYAKYQVPGVFISVTWAYLSKWFNLSLETLTFYLIPILAVSVVLPLFFYFKDLGCAYAGLLGGLVAIASPMYWGRTNLMRLDQDVLNLTLPFLAAYFFYKFFSSVKNRVKYLWISLASLVALFYYLWYGHPNLCFVLIFMFLIRYLWDKKLKLTKEDYLYLAILIVPQIWYIYEGPYHLFIQVKTLVFNIKTTTSAEQLFKDFPNVFMSISELQRESFDKVLETAVYSPILGILGIIGVILCFGYYFKNLFFLLPFLGIGFLSFVSGARFIMYLSPFIGIGIGFLVHFLFEKALGYLDLFKQKEKQVIIVNLIGSLFLGLVFLVQKPVISWASYPKVFSPIVKDMDYLKQRTPQGSAIWTWWDYGYAFQYYSRRPTFHDGGSQASPKTYFIARSFTTSDPKEAWFITSFITNYGLKGIAEELKKGISAKELVKKVQEGYFSKDIKHPVYWVFTEDLIPKFAWIHYFGSYDFDKKQGIHGNIIAPEKCSMTTANVLDCQDIGAKLDLNVGVVTAGNQSIPIRKLVVKDPKGMIEKKFFENGVIVEIVKFKENHAALFILNPMLAETLFNKMYLLRSYDPAYFELVLDDFPHMVVYKVKEKIQ comes from the coding sequence ATGGATAAATTTTTAAAGATTTACTATCCCTTTTTGTTGCTATTCGTTGTTGTTTTCTGGGGACTTTATATAAGATTTGAAGACAAAAATTTTTGGCACTCTAATCAAGCCCTTTTTTACTACAAAGATAAGCCTATTTACAGCGAATATGATTCTTTCTATTTTGCGAGGTTAGCTGAAGACATCAAACAGGGGGTTTTCAGAACTGGAGAGATAGACCACTATCGAGTATTCCCAGATAATTCATCTTCAGCCAAACTGGATGAAAAAAACGTATTTTATGCTAAATATCAGGTACCTGGTGTTTTTATTAGTGTGACCTGGGCTTATCTTTCAAAATGGTTTAATCTTTCTCTTGAGACTTTAACTTTTTATCTAATCCCAATTTTAGCTGTTTCGGTAGTGCTTCCACTTTTCTTTTATTTTAAAGACCTTGGATGTGCCTATGCAGGTTTGCTCGGGGGGTTGGTAGCCATTGCTTCTCCTATGTATTGGGGAAGGACCAATCTCATGAGGTTGGACCAGGATGTTCTTAATCTCACCCTACCTTTTTTAGCAGCTTATTTTTTTTATAAGTTTTTTTCATCCGTTAAAAACAGGGTAAAGTATTTATGGATTAGCCTTGCCTCTCTGGTAGCTCTTTTCTATTATCTTTGGTACGGTCATCCTAATCTGTGTTTTGTGTTGATTTTTATGTTTCTGATAAGATATCTATGGGATAAAAAGCTAAAACTCACGAAGGAAGATTATCTTTATTTAGCTATCCTAATTGTTCCTCAAATCTGGTATATCTACGAAGGCCCTTACCATCTTTTTATACAGGTAAAAACCCTTGTTTTTAACATCAAAACTACCACCAGCGCAGAACAACTTTTTAAAGATTTTCCCAATGTTTTTATGTCTATCTCTGAGTTGCAAAGAGAAAGCTTTGATAAAGTTCTTGAAACAGCTGTTTATAGTCCTATATTAGGGATTTTAGGAATTATAGGGGTAATTTTATGCTTTGGTTATTATTTTAAAAACTTATTCTTTCTACTTCCTTTCTTAGGGATTGGGTTTTTATCTTTTGTCTCAGGTGCAAGGTTTATCATGTATCTCTCGCCTTTTATAGGGATTGGGATAGGTTTTTTGGTACATTTTCTTTTTGAAAAAGCCCTTGGGTATTTAGACCTTTTTAAGCAAAAGGAAAAACAGGTTATTATAGTAAACCTTATAGGAAGTTTGTTTTTAGGTTTGGTATTTCTTGTACAGAAACCAGTAATAAGTTGGGCAAGCTATCCTAAGGTTTTTAGCCCTATCGTAAAAGATATGGATTATCTAAAACAAAGAACTCCTCAAGGTTCGGCTATATGGACTTGGTGGGACTATGGTTATGCTTTTCAGTATTATTCAAGAAGACCCACATTTCATGATGGAGGTTCACAGGCTTCTCCTAAGACTTATTTTATTGCAAGAAGCTTTACTACCAGCGACCCAAAAGAAGCCTGGTTCATTACCTCTTTTATTACTAACTATGGGTTAAAAGGGATTGCCGAAGAATTAAAAAAGGGGATATCCGCCAAAGAACTGGTTAAAAAGGTTCAAGAAGGATACTTTAGTAAAGACATAAAACATCCTGTTTATTGGGTTTTTACCGAAGACTTGATACCCAAATTTGCCTGGATTCATTATTTTGGTAGCTATGATTTTGATAAAAAACAGGGAATTCATGGAAACATCATAGCTCCTGAAAAATGCTCTATGACCACAGCCAACGTGCTTGATTGCCAGGATATAGGCGCTAAATTAGACCTAAATGTAGGAGTTGTCACTGCTGGTAACCAGAGTATTCCTATTAGAAAGTTAGTTGTAAAAGACCCTAAAGGAATGATAGAAAAGAAATTTTTTGAAAATGGAGTAATAGTTGAGATAGTAAAGTTTAAAGAGAATCACGCCGCCCTTTTTATCCTTAATCCTATGTTAGCTGAAACCTTATTTAATAAGATGTATCTTCTTAGAAGTTATGATCCTGCTTATTTTGAGTTGGTGTTAGATGATTTTCCTCATATGGTAGTTTATAAAGTAAAAGAAAAAATACAGTAA
- a CDS encoding DegT/DnrJ/EryC1/StrS family aminotransferase, protein MEIPFLDLKRGYQKYGQEIEKEVINVLRSGVYLNGPYTKEIERTLASFLDIPYAIGVSSGTEGLYLILKALDLPQGSYVLVPSFTFIATSEVVVRAGLIPYFVDIEESNFNVSLETLKEAYLYLTKRGKKVSGAIVVSLFGIPADLERIEVFCQEKGILLIEDICQAFGAKILDRYVGTFGVASATSFYPTKPLSTFGDGGMVFTADEGIEKRVRILKEHGQTKPYFYEYHGINGRIDEIHCAILLVKFKYFKEELELRKKYALAYIKGLQDLEPELFLPKIPKTYTPSWSLFTVRTPYRKDLQEFLKEKGVATRIYYEHPLHLQPVYQDLGFKKGMLPVTEKVAQEVLSLPFFPYLTSEEIDYVVYWVREFFKRG, encoded by the coding sequence ATGGAGATTCCTTTTTTGGACCTGAAAAGAGGATATCAAAAATATGGACAAGAGATAGAGAAAGAAGTTATTAACGTTTTAAGAAGTGGGGTTTATTTGAATGGACCTTATACAAAAGAAATAGAAAGAACTTTAGCTTCTTTTTTAGATATTCCTTATGCTATAGGAGTTTCTTCAGGGACAGAGGGGTTATACTTAATACTCAAGGCCTTAGACCTACCTCAGGGAAGTTATGTGTTAGTACCATCTTTTACTTTTATTGCTACTTCTGAGGTAGTAGTACGGGCTGGACTTATTCCTTATTTTGTTGACATAGAAGAATCTAACTTTAATGTTTCCTTAGAAACGTTAAAAGAGGCTTATCTTTATCTTACGAAACGAGGTAAAAAGGTCTCTGGAGCTATAGTAGTAAGTTTATTTGGTATTCCTGCTGATTTAGAAAGGATTGAAGTGTTTTGCCAAGAAAAAGGGATTTTACTTATAGAAGACATTTGCCAGGCCTTTGGGGCTAAGATACTTGATAGATATGTTGGAACCTTTGGGGTTGCTTCTGCCACTTCTTTTTATCCTACCAAACCTCTTTCCACCTTTGGAGATGGCGGGATGGTTTTTACTGCAGACGAAGGGATAGAAAAGAGGGTTAGAATTTTAAAAGAACATGGACAGACCAAACCTTATTTTTATGAATATCACGGTATAAACGGAAGAATAGATGAAATCCATTGTGCTATTTTGCTTGTAAAATTCAAATATTTTAAGGAAGAATTAGAACTCAGAAAAAAATATGCTTTAGCTTATATAAAAGGATTGCAAGATCTTGAGCCTGAGCTTTTTCTACCTAAAATTCCTAAAACCTATACCCCAAGCTGGTCTCTTTTTACTGTAAGGACTCCTTATAGAAAGGACCTACAGGAATTTCTTAAGGAAAAAGGGGTCGCAACCAGGATTTATTATGAACATCCTTTACATCTGCAACCAGTTTATCAAGATTTAGGTTTTAAGAAAGGTATGCTTCCTGTGACCGAAAAAGTTGCCCAAGAAGTTTTAAGCCTTCCGTTTTTCCCATATCTAACCTCAGAAGAAATAGACTATGTAGTCTACTGGGTAAGAGAATTTTTTAAAAGAGGATAA